In one Dunckerocampus dactyliophorus isolate RoL2022-P2 chromosome 9, RoL_Ddac_1.1, whole genome shotgun sequence genomic region, the following are encoded:
- the raph1a gene encoding ras-associated and pleckstrin homology domains-containing protein 1a isoform X2, with amino-acid sequence MEQMSDEEVELREEEEEEDSDKEDQDLDKMFGAWLGELDKLTQSLDDGRPQRPPQQKAPLRQETNMANFSYRFSIYNINEALNQGENVDLDALMADLCSIEQELSTVNPKQNSGGGGIARPGLADTKVRQKPPAGRSIKQQPVGGDGGSNSTGAGSTVRAPGGHQGRPALASNFSLDDITAQLEKASMSMDQAARQNSSHSLGSASTTSSSVHRPASGQRQHRRTGSVGTVSEHEVRSIVHSSRSSVTSASASSMDSLDDVLHCDEADGPHAAGQGRDGTEEEQAAKVKADNIRVALEKIKEAQVKKLVIRVHLSDESSKTMMVDERQTVRQVLDSLLEKSHCGYSPDWSLVETIHELQMERVFEDHENLVENLLNWTRDSQNRLMFTERIEKYAPFKNPQNYLLGRKETCDMAERNKEALLEECFGGSSVSVPEMEGTLWLKEDGKKSWKKRYFLLRASGVYYVPKGKAKASRDLVCFLQLDHVNVYHGQDYKSKYKAPTDFCMVLKHPQIQKKSQYIKYLCCDDVRTLQQWVNSIRIAKYGKQLYINYQDARRRTEAAYDWSSLSSSSIKSGSSSSSLPESQSNHSSQSDSGVSEMMSLGHTRSQSVVSSIFSDAWRRGTQGGEMMKMDTISRPIPLQIPNFSSQHLPLSQPQTPPSRSSYTDGMVPTGDCSPPPVASVAHQAASYIKYSTLARLQNQNQNQSQAQPAAAPPLPNYNTLPAAYSSPPPPPPPSEPLQGSTLTLQQSHTSLPPPPPEDESSYLPPPPPEILEANGLPPPPEATLEPHTHLSNAGLKQFLAQKFPNMVYDFTPPVPGESTPPQALAELSPPASLRPLSPNAPPPTPPKTFTGGFPPQTPPKPTGPSSLPIALSPVSPTPPLSGHGPVKKQQSFSTGHSPNQPPPTLPKQHSLSSKNLVLSPSSSSSSVSMATSSLVKQIVNQFPGNAASASVPSSNSIEGSKFNTPQSPPAVKAKPKWQPGGVVAPQSPEFPPPPPDNSLTEFPPPPASKTGSPMKKSPSTSSTGSTKRGPPPAPQRASSMRSNSGEAADERPKKVETLLTKFGQAPQAQTSSSSSSATGSPAKEASALPKPGKLNLANLPLALQGLQTGQNHQASSDFPSPPLHHLESSPDYFPPPPSDSELFPPPPHPSEFHQPPKVAVVNPQPQKQPAPPLSSSAWKQGSLKKGAVPLPMLNRRASNTTTHDTQVPLSPPPLSQTPPPSLSSFSSSSSPIPPTSPKSVGPSTLALKTHFLEDLNRTLKRKSVSRHGSLTSSQLVPSSKMEPVATMDDMALLPPPPPELLHQQQDGRRHTQTLSRHQAHSQSAKHGANISGYATLRRGPPPAPPKRDQSTKLTSEW; translated from the exons ATGGAGCAGATGTCGGATGAGGAGGTGGAGCtcagagaggaggaggaagaggaggacagcGACAAGGAGGACCAGGACCTGGACAAGATGTTTGGAGCCTGGCTAGGAGAGCTGGACAAACTCACACAG AGCCTGGACGACGGGCGCCCGCAGCGTCCCCCCCAGCAGAAGGCGCCCCTCAGACAGGAGACCAACATGGCCAACTTTTCCTACAGGTTCTCCATCTACAACATCAACG AGGCGTTGAACCAGGGGGAGAACGTGGATCTGGACGCGCTCATGGCGGACCTCTGCTCCATCGAACAGGAGCTCAGCACCGTCAACCCCAAACAGAATAGCGGTGGTGGCGGCATCGCCCGTCCGGGACTCGCTGACACCAAG GTCCGTCAGAAGCCACCAGCGGGGCGCAGTATCAAGCAGCAGCCAGTGGGGGGCGACGGTGGGAGTAACAGCACAGGGGCGGGCAGCACCGTCAGAGCCCCCGGCGGACATCAAGGGAGGCCGGCACTGGCGTCCAATTTCAGCTTGGATGACATCACGGCCCAGCTGGAGAAG GCGTCCATGAGCATGGACCAAGCCGCCCGTCAAAACTCCTCCCACTCGCTGGGCTCCGCGTCCACCACGTCGTCCTCGGTGCACCGCCCGGCGTCCGGCCAGCGGCAACATCGGCGCACGGGGTCGGTCGGCACAGTCAGCGAACACGAG GTGCGCTCCATCGTCCATTCCTCACGCTCCTCCGTCACCTCGGCCTCGGCGTCCTCCATGGACTCTCTGGATGACGTTCTCCACTGCGACGAAGCCGACGGGCCTCACGCAGCCGGCCAGGGTCGGGACGGCACAGAG gaGGAGCAGGCCGCCAAGGTGAAGGCTGATAACATTCGGGTTGCTCTGGAGAAGATCAAGGAGGCCCAGGTGAAAAAG CTGGTGATCCGTGTTCATTTGTCAGACGAGAGCTCCAAGACGATGATGGTGGACGAGAGACAAACGGTCCGACAG GTTCTGGACAGCTTGCTGGAGAAGTCCCACTGTGGTTACAGTCCAGACTGGTCACTGGTGGAAACCATCCATGAACTCCAGATGG AACGCGTCTTTGAGGATCACGAGAACCTGGTGGAGAACCTCCTGAACTGGACCCGAGACAGCCAGAACCGCCTCATGTTCACAGAGCGGATTGAGAAGTACGCGCCTTTCAAGAACCCGCAG AACTATCTGTTGGGGCGGAAGGAGACGTGCGACATGGCTGAGCGCAACAAAGAAGCTCTGTTGGAG GAGTGTTTTGGGGGCAGCTCTGTGTCTGTCCCTGAGATGGAGGGCACACTGTGGCTCAAAGAGGACGGCAAGAAGTCCTGGAAGAAGCGCTACTTCCTGCTTCGGGCCTCTGGAGTCTACTATGTCCCCAAAGGCAAAGCGAAG GCGTCTCGAGATCTGGTGTGTTTTCTCCAGTTGGACCACGTCAACGTCTACCACGGCCAAGACTATAAGAGCAAGTACAAGGCTCCCACAGACTTCTGCATGGTGCTCAAG CACCCTCAGATCCAGAAGAAGTCTCAGTATATCAAGTACCTGTGCTGTGACGATGTCAGAACCCTCCAGCAATGGGTCAATAGCATCCGCATCGCTAAG TACGGGAAGCAGCTGTACATCAACTATCAGGACGCCAGGAGGAGGACGGAGGCGGCCTATGACTGGTCCtcgctctcctcctcctccattaaGTCGGGATCGTCCTCCTCCAGTCTTCCAG AGTCCCAGTCCAACCACTCCAGCCAGTCTGACAGTGGCGTGTCAGAGATGATGTCATTGGGCCACACCCGCTCGCAGAGTGTAGTCAGCTCCATCTTCTCTGACGCGTGGAGGCGGGGCACGCAAGGAGGAGAG ATGATGAAGATGGACACCATCAGTAGACCCATCCCCTTGCAGATCCCCAACTTCTCCTCTCAGCACCTCCCTCTCTCCCAGCCTCAGACGCCGCCCTCCCGGAGCAGCTACACCGACGGGATGGTTCCCACCGGAGATTGCTCCCCGCCCCCGGTGGCGAGCGTGGCCCACCAGGCGGCCTCCTACATCAAATACAGCACGCTGGCTCGGCTGCAGAACCAAAACCAGAACCAGTCCCAAGCTCAGCCAGCTGCAGCCCCCCCACTTCCCAACTACAACACTCTGCCGGCTGCTTACAGCTCACCACCTCCACCACCTCCACCCTCAGAACCGCTTCAAGGCTCCACCCTGACTCTGCAACAGAGTCACACCTCCCTTCCTCCTCCACCGCCGGAGGACGAATCCTCATACCTCCCACCTCCGCCACCGGAGATCCTGGAAGCCAACGGGTTGCCCCCCCCACCCGAGGCCACCCTGGAGCCCCACACTCACCTGTCCAATGCTGGTCTCAAGCAGTTCCTGGCCCAGAAGTTTCCAAACATGGTGTATGACTTTACTCCACCTGTGCCCGGGGAGTCCACCCCTCCTCAAGCACTGGCCGAGCTCTCTCCCCCTGCATCCCTGCGTCCACTGTCTCCCAATGCGCCCCCGCCAACACCACCCAAAACCTTCACTGGTGGTTTTCCTCCACAGACCCCCCCTAAACCCACAGGTCCATCCTCCCTGCCAATTGCACTGTCACCGGTGTCCCCCACGCCGCCCCTCAGTGGTCACGGCCCTGTGAAGAAGCAGCAGAGTTTCTCCACAGGCCACTCCCCCAATCAGCCGCCGCCCACCCTCCCCAAGCAGCACAGTCTCTCCTCCAAAAACCTTGTCCTCTCcccctcatcctcctcttcctccgtcTCCATGGCGACCTCATCTCTGGTCAAACAGATTGTCAACCAGTTTCCAGGAAACGCCGCATCCGCCTCGGTTCCCTCCTCCAACTCCATAGAGGGCTCAAAGTTTAACACCCCTCAGTCCCCCCCGGCAGTCAAGGCCAAACCAAAATGGCAGCCAGGGGGCGTTGTCGCTCCACAGTCCCCAGAGTTCCCCCCGCCTCCTCCTGACAACTCTCTCACCGAGTTCCCCCCTCCGCCTGCCTCCAAGACGGGCTCCCCCATGAAGAAGTCTCCTTCCACCTCTTCCACAGGCTCCACCAAGCGGGGGCCGCCTCCTGCCCCGCAAAGAGCCTCCTCCATGCGCTCCAACTCAGGCGAAGCGGCGGACGAGCGGCCCAAGAAAGTGGAGACCCTCCTCACTAAATTTGGACAAGCTCCTCAAGCTCAAacgtcctccagctcctcctcaGCCACCGGATCGCCCGCCAAGGAGGCCTCCGCACTTCCCAAGCCGGGCAAGCTGAATCTGGCAAATCTGCCGTTGGCGCTCCAGGGGCTCCAAACGGGCCAGAACCATCAGGCCTCCTCAGACTTCCCGTCCCCCCCCCTGCATCATCTGGAGTCATCACCTGACTACTTCCCTCCCCCGCCCAGCGACTCTGAGCTCTTCCCTCCTCCGCCCCACCCGTCTGAGTTCCACCAGCCGCCAAAGGTGGCCGTGGTCAACCCCCAGCCTCAAAAGCAGCCGGCCCCACCTTTGTCATCTTCAGCGTGGAAGCAGGGCTCCCTCAAAAAGGGGGCGGTCCCTCTGCCCATGCTAAATCGGCGGGCGAGCAACACAACCACGCACGACACTCAAGTGCCGCTCTCGCCACCGCCCCTCTCCCAAACCCCGCCTCCCTCACTctcttctttctcctcctcctcctctcccatCCCCCCCACGTCCCCGAAATCTGTGGGGCCGAGCACCTTGGCGCTCAAGACTCATTTCCTGGAAGACCTGAACCGCACCCTCAAGAGGAAGTCCGTTTCCCGCCATGGCTCCCTCACCTCCTCCCAGCTCGTCCCGTCCTCCAAGATGGAGCCCGTGGCCACCATGGACGACATGGCGCTCCTCCCGCCCCCCCCGCCCGAGCTCCTTCATCAGCAGCAGGACGGCCGGCGCCACACGCAGACGCTTTCCCGCCACCAGGCACACTCCCAGTCCGCCAAACACGGCGCCAACATTTCAGGCTATGCAACGCTGCGGCGAGGACCGCCGCCCGCGCCGCCCAAACGGGACCAAAGCACCAAACTGACCAGCGAGTGGTAG